The following proteins are co-located in the Pseudomonas synxantha genome:
- a CDS encoding purine-cytosine permease family protein → MAANDTTPLIERRSIDYIPEAERHGRLFSQFTLWMGANLQITAIVTGALAVVLGGDVFWSLIGLLVGQLIGGGVMALHAAQGPKLGLPQMISSRVQFGVYGAAIPIVLVCLMYLGFTATGTVLSGQALGQLFGVSDSVGILIFASVIVLVTVLGYRVIHFIGRVASVIGVIAFVYLFSRLMGQTDVGALLQIRHFSWSSFLLAVSLAASWQIAFGPYVADYSRYLPSQTSSVKTFLAAGAGSVVGAQVAMVLGVFAAAMSDGQFAGHEVAYIVGLSGTGATAALLYFSIAFGKVTISTLNSYGSFMCIATIVSGFRGRLEVTRLQRLAFVLVIVGAATLIALLGQHSFLGAFKSFILFLLAFFTPWSAINLVDYYCITRERYDVPALADPNGRYGRWNLLGISVYIFGVLVQLPFIATKFYTGPLVAALGGVDISWIIGLVLPAALYYVCAKKWHGTVPDHLILPKEQGALPTTNGLAAQA, encoded by the coding sequence ATGGCTGCGAATGACACCACCCCGTTGATCGAAAGGCGCTCGATCGACTACATCCCGGAAGCGGAAAGACACGGTCGTCTATTTAGCCAGTTCACCCTGTGGATGGGTGCCAACCTGCAAATCACCGCGATCGTCACCGGGGCCCTGGCCGTGGTGCTGGGCGGTGATGTGTTCTGGTCGTTGATCGGCCTGCTGGTCGGTCAACTGATTGGCGGCGGCGTCATGGCCTTGCATGCGGCCCAAGGCCCCAAGCTTGGCCTGCCGCAGATGATTTCCAGCCGGGTGCAGTTCGGCGTGTATGGCGCGGCCATCCCGATCGTACTGGTGTGCTTGATGTACCTGGGTTTCACCGCAACCGGCACCGTGCTGTCGGGTCAGGCGCTGGGGCAGTTGTTTGGAGTCAGCGACAGCGTCGGTATCCTGATCTTTGCCAGTGTCATCGTGCTGGTCACCGTGCTGGGTTACCGGGTGATCCATTTCATCGGCCGTGTCGCCAGCGTCATTGGCGTGATTGCTTTTGTCTACCTGTTCAGTCGCCTGATGGGCCAGACCGACGTTGGCGCACTCCTGCAGATCCGCCATTTCAGCTGGAGCAGTTTTCTGTTGGCCGTGTCCCTCGCGGCATCCTGGCAGATCGCCTTCGGCCCGTATGTGGCGGACTATTCGCGCTACCTGCCGAGCCAGACGTCATCGGTGAAAACCTTTCTTGCCGCTGGCGCAGGTTCGGTCGTCGGTGCACAGGTGGCGATGGTCCTTGGCGTGTTTGCCGCTGCGATGTCCGACGGACAGTTCGCCGGTCACGAAGTGGCCTACATCGTGGGCCTGAGCGGTACGGGAGCGACCGCTGCGTTGCTGTATTTCAGCATCGCGTTCGGCAAGGTCACCATCTCGACGCTGAACTCCTACGGCAGCTTCATGTGCATTGCGACCATCGTCAGCGGTTTCCGTGGTCGCCTGGAGGTCACGCGGCTGCAGCGCCTGGCATTCGTGCTGGTCATCGTCGGCGCGGCGACCCTGATCGCGTTGCTCGGCCAGCATTCGTTCCTGGGGGCGTTCAAGTCGTTCATCCTGTTCCTGCTGGCGTTCTTTACGCCCTGGAGTGCGATCAACCTGGTGGATTACTACTGCATCACCCGCGAGCGCTATGACGTGCCGGCACTGGCCGACCCGAACGGTCGCTACGGGCGCTGGAACCTGCTGGGTATCAGCGTCTATATCTTCGGCGTGCTGGTGCAGCTGCCGTTCATCGCCACCAAGTTCTACACCGGCCCTTTGGTGGCCGCGCTGGGTGGCGTGGATATTTCCTGGATCATCGGCTTGGTACTGCCGGCGGCCCTGTATTACGTGTGTGCGAAAAAATGGCACGGCACGGTACCCGATCACCTGATCCTGCCAAAAGAGCAGGGCGCTTTACCCACAACAAACGGGCTGGCTGCACAAGCCTGA
- a CDS encoding ABC transporter substrate-binding protein, which produces MTMNKTLLATLFSAGLLASAGAQAAGWCESGKPVKFAGLNWESGMLLTDILQTVLEKGYDCKTDSLPGNSITMENALGSNDIQVFAEEWVGRSEVWNKAEKAGKVVGVGAPVVGAVEGWYVPRYVIEGDAKRKLEAKAPDLKSIADLAKYASVFKDQEEPSKGRFYNCPAGWTCELDNSEMLKSYGLESTYTNFRPGTGPALDAAVLSSYKRGEPILFYYWSPTPLMGQVDLVKLEEKPGVDKRVSIKVGLSKTFHEQAPELVAVLEKVNLPIDLLNQNLGRMAKERIESPKLAKIFLKEHPEVWHAWVSDDAAKKIDAAL; this is translated from the coding sequence ATGACTATGAATAAGACCTTGCTGGCTACCTTGTTCTCGGCTGGCTTGCTGGCAAGCGCCGGCGCCCAGGCGGCCGGCTGGTGCGAATCCGGCAAACCGGTGAAATTCGCCGGCCTGAACTGGGAAAGCGGCATGTTGCTCACCGACATCCTGCAAACCGTGCTGGAAAAAGGCTACGACTGCAAAACCGACAGCCTGCCGGGCAACTCCATCACCATGGAAAACGCCCTGGGCAGTAACGATATCCAAGTGTTTGCCGAGGAGTGGGTAGGCCGCAGCGAGGTCTGGAACAAGGCCGAGAAGGCCGGCAAGGTCGTGGGCGTCGGTGCCCCGGTCGTCGGTGCGGTCGAAGGTTGGTACGTACCGCGTTATGTGATCGAAGGCGACGCCAAGCGCAAGCTGGAAGCCAAGGCCCCGGACCTGAAAAGCATCGCCGACCTGGCCAAGTACGCCTCGGTGTTCAAGGACCAGGAAGAGCCCTCCAAGGGCCGTTTCTACAACTGCCCGGCCGGCTGGACCTGTGAGCTGGACAACAGCGAAATGCTCAAGAGCTACGGCCTGGAAAGCACCTATACCAACTTCCGCCCGGGCACCGGCCCGGCGCTGGACGCGGCGGTGCTGTCGAGCTACAAGCGCGGCGAGCCGATCCTGTTCTACTACTGGTCGCCGACGCCACTGATGGGCCAGGTCGACCTGGTCAAATTGGAAGAAAAACCCGGCGTGGATAAGCGCGTGAGTATCAAGGTCGGCCTGTCCAAGACCTTCCACGAGCAAGCCCCGGAACTGGTGGCTGTGCTGGAAAAGGTCAATCTGCCCATCGACCTGCTGAATCAGAACCTCGGCCGCATGGCCAAGGAGCGCATCGAGTCGCCAAAACTGGCGAAAATTTTCCTCAAGGAACATCCTGAAGTCTGGCACGCCTGGGTGAGCGACGACGCAGCCAAGAAAATCGACGCGGCCTTGTAG
- a CDS encoding ABC transporter permease, with protein MFPESFTFSIADWVNGWVDSLVTNYGDVFRHISDTLLWAIVNLEGLLRMAPWWLMLVIVGGVAWHATRKLVTTAVIVGLLFLVGAVGLWDKLMQTLALMMVATVISVLIGIPLGILSARSNRLRSVLMPLLDIMQTMPSFVYLIPVLMLFGLGKVPAIFATVIYAAPPLIRLTDLGIRQVDGEVMEAINAFGANRWQQLFGVQLPLALPSIMAGINQTTMMALSMVVIASMIGARGLGEDVLVGIQTLNVGRGLEAGLAIVILAVVIDRITQAYGRPRHEASK; from the coding sequence ATGTTTCCTGAGAGTTTTACGTTTTCCATCGCCGACTGGGTCAACGGTTGGGTGGACTCGCTGGTTACCAACTACGGCGATGTGTTCCGGCACATTTCCGACACCCTGCTATGGGCCATCGTCAACCTGGAAGGGTTGCTGCGCATGGCGCCCTGGTGGCTGATGCTGGTCATCGTCGGCGGCGTTGCCTGGCACGCCACGCGCAAGCTGGTAACCACGGCGGTGATCGTCGGTTTGCTGTTCCTGGTGGGCGCGGTTGGCCTGTGGGACAAGCTGATGCAAACCCTGGCACTAATGATGGTCGCCACGGTGATTTCGGTGCTGATCGGCATTCCCCTGGGCATCCTGTCGGCGCGCAGCAATCGCCTGCGTTCGGTGCTGATGCCACTGCTCGACATCATGCAGACCATGCCGAGTTTCGTGTACCTGATCCCGGTGCTGATGCTGTTCGGCCTGGGCAAGGTCCCGGCGATCTTCGCCACGGTGATCTACGCCGCGCCGCCACTGATCCGCCTGACGGACCTGGGCATTCGCCAGGTCGATGGCGAAGTCATGGAAGCCATCAACGCCTTTGGCGCCAACCGCTGGCAGCAACTGTTCGGCGTGCAACTGCCGCTGGCGTTGCCGAGCATCATGGCCGGGATCAACCAGACCACCATGATGGCGCTGTCGATGGTGGTGATTGCCTCGATGATCGGCGCCCGTGGCTTGGGCGAAGACGTGCTTGTCGGCATCCAGACCCTCAACGTCGGCCGTGGCCTGGAAGCCGGGCTGGCGATCGTGATTCTCGCAGTGGTCATCGACCGCATTACCCAGGCTTATGGCCGCCCACGGCATGAGGCGAGCAAATGA
- a CDS encoding quaternary amine ABC transporter ATP-binding protein: MTTVSKIEVKNVFKIFGARSKDALAMIGQGKTKDQVLAETGCVVGVNDLSLSIGTGEIFVIMGLSGSGKSTLVRHFNRLIDPTSGAILVDGEDILQLDMEALRQFRRHKISMVFQSFGLLPHKSVLDNVAYGLKVRGETKQVCAERALHWIETVGLKGYENKYPHQLSGGMRQRVGLARALAADTDIILMDEAFSALDPLIRAEMQDQLLELQKTLHKTIVFITHDLDEAVRIGNRIAILKDGKLIQVGTPREILHSPADEYVDRFVQRRAAVV; this comes from the coding sequence ATGACTACTGTCAGCAAAATCGAAGTAAAGAACGTCTTCAAAATATTCGGCGCGCGTTCCAAGGATGCCCTGGCCATGATCGGCCAGGGCAAGACCAAGGACCAGGTACTGGCCGAGACCGGCTGCGTGGTCGGCGTGAATGACCTGTCCCTGAGCATCGGCACTGGTGAGATCTTCGTGATCATGGGCCTGTCAGGTTCCGGTAAATCCACCCTGGTACGCCATTTCAATCGCCTGATCGACCCCACCAGCGGCGCGATCCTGGTGGACGGCGAAGACATCCTGCAACTGGACATGGAAGCGCTGCGCCAATTCCGCCGGCACAAGATCAGCATGGTGTTCCAGAGCTTTGGTCTGTTGCCCCACAAGAGCGTGCTCGACAACGTTGCCTACGGCCTGAAAGTACGCGGCGAAACCAAGCAGGTGTGTGCCGAGCGCGCCCTGCACTGGATCGAAACCGTAGGCCTCAAGGGCTACGAAAACAAATACCCGCACCAGCTTTCCGGCGGCATGCGCCAGCGTGTGGGCCTGGCCCGGGCCTTGGCGGCCGACACCGACATCATCCTGATGGACGAGGCCTTCAGCGCCCTCGACCCGCTGATCCGCGCCGAGATGCAGGACCAGTTGCTCGAGCTGCAAAAGACCCTGCACAAGACCATCGTGTTTATCACCCACGACCTCGACGAGGCCGTGCGCATCGGCAACCGCATTGCGATTCTCAAGGACGGCAAGCTGATCCAGGTCGGCACGCCGCGCGAGATCCTGCATTCGCCAGCGGATGAGTATGTGGATCGGTTTGTTCAGCGGCGGGCGGCGGTGGTCTGA
- the hutH gene encoding histidine ammonia-lyase — protein sequence MPQATTIIIADAPMRWQDVAAVARHGAVLELSGQAWARIDNAQAIVQRIVASGERAYGVNTGLGALCNVSLKGEQLSQLSRNTLLSHACGVGPVLSDEQTRAIICAAIINYSHGKSGLHPQVVHSLLALLNHGITPQVPSQGSVGYLTHMAHVGVALLGVGNVSYRGQVVTAQHALQAEGLQPVVLGAKDGLCLVNGTPCMTGLSCLALADAHHLLQWADVIGAMSFEAQRGQIDAFDEAIIALKPHPGMQQVGSNLRALLDGSEVIASSKGIRTQDALSIRSIPQIHGAARDQLEHATRQIETELNSATDNPLLLGTPDNYRVVSQANPHGQSVALAADMLAIAMAEIGSVAERRLDRLINPHVSGLPAFLVSNPGVNSGMMIVQYVAASLCGQNRQLAQPAVLDNFVTSGLQEDHLSMGTNAALKLHQVLANVTQILAIEYLLAAQAFEFLKDQRFGVGTDHAWRLLREVVPAYEQDRWLAPDIAAAAQLLKDTALPNLH from the coding sequence ATGCCCCAGGCAACAACAATCATCATCGCCGACGCGCCGATGCGCTGGCAGGACGTGGCCGCCGTGGCTCGCCATGGCGCTGTGCTCGAGCTCTCGGGCCAGGCCTGGGCGCGCATCGACAACGCCCAGGCCATCGTGCAACGCATCGTCGCCAGCGGCGAGCGCGCCTATGGCGTCAATACCGGCCTGGGCGCCTTGTGCAACGTGTCGCTCAAGGGCGAGCAATTGAGCCAGCTGTCGCGCAATACACTGTTGAGCCACGCCTGTGGCGTCGGCCCGGTGCTCAGCGACGAGCAGACCCGCGCGATCATCTGCGCGGCGATCATCAACTACAGCCACGGCAAGTCCGGCCTGCACCCACAGGTGGTGCACTCGTTGCTGGCGCTGCTCAATCACGGCATCACCCCGCAAGTGCCGTCCCAGGGCTCGGTGGGTTACCTGACCCACATGGCCCATGTCGGCGTGGCCTTGCTCGGCGTCGGCAATGTGAGCTATCGCGGCCAGGTGGTCACGGCGCAACACGCTTTGCAGGCTGAAGGCTTGCAACCCGTGGTGCTCGGCGCCAAAGACGGTCTGTGCCTGGTCAACGGCACGCCGTGCATGACCGGCCTGAGCTGTCTGGCCTTGGCCGATGCCCACCATTTGCTGCAATGGGCCGATGTGATCGGTGCCATGAGCTTCGAAGCCCAACGCGGCCAGATCGACGCCTTTGACGAAGCGATTATCGCCCTCAAGCCGCACCCGGGCATGCAGCAGGTCGGCAGCAACCTGCGCGCCTTGCTCGACGGCAGCGAAGTCATCGCCAGCAGCAAAGGTATTCGCACCCAGGACGCCCTGAGCATTCGCTCGATCCCGCAGATCCACGGCGCCGCTCGCGATCAGCTTGAGCACGCCACCCGCCAGATCGAGACTGAACTCAACAGCGCCACGGACAACCCACTGCTGCTTGGCACGCCGGATAACTATCGCGTGGTATCCCAGGCCAACCCGCACGGCCAGTCCGTAGCGCTGGCGGCGGACATGCTGGCGATTGCCATGGCCGAAATCGGCTCCGTGGCCGAACGTCGCCTGGACCGCCTGATCAACCCGCACGTCAGCGGCTTGCCGGCGTTCCTGGTCAGCAACCCCGGGGTCAACTCCGGGATGATGATCGTGCAGTACGTCGCCGCATCCTTGTGCGGGCAGAACCGCCAACTGGCGCAACCGGCGGTGCTCGACAACTTCGTCACCTCGGGCCTGCAGGAAGACCACTTGAGCATGGGCACCAACGCCGCGCTCAAGCTGCACCAGGTGCTGGCCAACGTCACCCAGATCCTCGCCATCGAGTATCTGCTGGCAGCCCAGGCGTTCGAATTCCTCAAGGACCAGCGCTTCGGCGTGGGCACCGACCACGCCTGGCGCTTGCTGCGCGAAGTGGTCCCCGCTTACGAGCAGGACCGTTGGCTGGCGCCGGATATTGCCGCCGCTGCCCAGTTGCTTAAAGACACTGCGTTACCGAATTTGCACTGA
- the hutH gene encoding histidine ammonia-lyase: MTALNLIPGQLTLAQLRAIYQQPVTLSLDDSASAQIEASVACVEQILAENRTAYGINTGFGLLASTRIASEDLENLQRSLVLSHAAGVGEPISDALVRLVMVLKVNSLSRGFSGIRRQVIDALIALINAQVYPHIPLKGSVGASGDLAPLAHMSLVLLGEGKARYKGEWLEATAALKVAGLTPLTLAAKEGLALLNGTQVSTAYALRGLFEGEDLFAGALTCGGLTVEAVLGSRSPFDARIHAARGQRGQIDAAAAYRDLLGESSQVSQSHQNCDKVQDPYSLRCQPQVMGACLTQFRQAAEVLVVEANAVSDNPLVFAAEGDVISGGNFHAEPVAMAADNMALAIAEIGSLSERRISLMMDKHMSQLPPFLVGNGGVNSGFMIAQVTAAALASENKALAHPHSVDSLPTSANQEDHVSMAPAAGKRLWEMAENTRGILAVEWLAACQGLDLRDGLKTSPALEKARSILRDKVAFYDKDRFFAPDINAASELLATRCLNELVPAKLLPSL, translated from the coding sequence GTGACTGCGCTAAACCTGATTCCAGGCCAACTGACCCTCGCCCAGCTGCGGGCCATCTACCAGCAGCCGGTAACCCTCAGCCTGGATGACAGCGCCTCGGCCCAGATTGAAGCCAGCGTCGCCTGTGTGGAGCAGATTCTCGCCGAGAACCGCACCGCCTATGGCATCAACACCGGTTTCGGCCTGCTGGCCTCGACCCGCATCGCCAGTGAAGACCTGGAAAACCTCCAGCGTTCCCTGGTGCTGTCCCACGCCGCTGGCGTCGGTGAGCCGATCAGCGATGCGCTGGTGCGGCTGGTCATGGTGCTCAAGGTCAACAGCCTCAGCCGCGGGTTCTCCGGGATCCGTCGCCAGGTGATCGACGCGCTGATCGCGCTGATCAACGCCCAGGTGTACCCGCACATTCCGCTGAAAGGTTCGGTCGGCGCCTCTGGTGACCTGGCGCCATTGGCGCATATGTCCCTGGTGCTGCTTGGCGAAGGCAAAGCGCGTTACAAGGGCGAATGGCTGGAAGCCACCGCAGCGCTGAAAGTTGCTGGCCTCACACCGCTGACCCTGGCCGCCAAAGAAGGCCTGGCCTTGCTCAACGGCACCCAGGTATCCACCGCTTACGCATTGCGCGGCCTGTTCGAAGGTGAAGACCTGTTTGCCGGCGCGCTCACCTGCGGCGGCCTCACCGTGGAGGCCGTACTGGGTTCGCGCTCGCCGTTCGATGCGCGTATTCATGCGGCGCGTGGCCAGCGTGGGCAGATCGATGCGGCTGCGGCCTATCGTGACCTGCTGGGCGAAAGCAGCCAGGTGTCGCAGTCGCACCAGAACTGCGACAAGGTGCAAGATCCGTACTCCCTGCGTTGCCAGCCACAGGTCATGGGCGCCTGCCTGACTCAGTTCCGCCAGGCCGCCGAAGTGCTGGTGGTCGAAGCCAACGCGGTATCGGATAACCCGCTGGTATTTGCCGCCGAAGGCGACGTGATTTCCGGCGGTAACTTCCACGCCGAACCGGTGGCCATGGCCGCTGACAATATGGCTTTGGCCATCGCCGAAATAGGCTCCCTGAGTGAGCGGCGCATCTCGCTGATGATGGACAAGCACATGTCGCAACTGCCGCCGTTCCTGGTAGGCAATGGTGGGGTGAACTCCGGTTTCATGATCGCCCAGGTCACTGCCGCTGCGCTCGCCAGCGAGAACAAGGCACTGGCCCATCCCCATAGCGTCGACAGCCTGCCGACCTCGGCGAACCAGGAAGACCACGTCTCCATGGCCCCGGCCGCGGGCAAGCGCCTGTGGGAAATGGCCGAGAACACCCGTGGCATTCTCGCGGTGGAATGGCTTGCAGCCTGCCAGGGCCTGGACCTGCGCGACGGCTTGAAAACCTCGCCTGCGCTTGAAAAAGCCCGGAGCATCCTGCGCGACAAAGTAGCGTTCTACGACAAGGACCGCTTCTTTGCCCCGGACATCAATGCCGCCAGCGAACTGCTTGCCACCCGTTGCCTGAATGAGCTGGTGCCGGCCAAGTTGCTGCCAAGCCTTTAA
- a CDS encoding amino acid permease: MHQQEKGLKRGLNARHIRFMALGSAIGTGLFYGSASAIQMAGPAVLLAYLIGGAAVFMVMRALGEMAVHNPVSGSFGQYASTYLGPMAGFILGWTYAFEMIIVCLADVTAFGIYMGFWFPEVARWVWVLGIVFLIGGLNLCNVKVFGEMEFWLSLLKVGAIVAMILGGFGIMLFGIHSAGETQASGLSNLWAHGGFMPNGIGGLIASFAVVMFAFGGIEIIGITAGEAKDPQRVIPKAINAVPLRILLFYVLTLFVLMAIYPWPQIGSQGSPFVQIFSNLGIGSAATILNIVVISAAVSAINSDIFGAGRMMYGLAQQGQAPKGFAQLSRQGVPWMTVVVMGAALLGGVVLNYLIPENVFLLIASIATFATVWVWLMILFTQVAMRRSMTKEQVAELKFPVPFWPYAPAAAIVFMLFVFGVLGYFPDTQAALMVGAVWIVLLILAYLLWVKPAAGQTARVHYDPALSHR; the protein is encoded by the coding sequence ATGCACCAACAAGAAAAGGGTTTGAAACGCGGGCTCAACGCCCGACATATTCGCTTCATGGCACTCGGTTCCGCGATCGGCACCGGGCTGTTCTATGGCTCCGCCTCGGCCATCCAGATGGCCGGCCCTGCCGTGCTGCTGGCCTACCTGATCGGCGGCGCCGCGGTGTTCATGGTGATGCGCGCCCTCGGTGAAATGGCTGTGCACAATCCGGTATCCGGCTCCTTCGGCCAGTACGCCAGCACCTACCTGGGCCCCATGGCCGGGTTTATCCTCGGTTGGACCTATGCATTTGAAATGATCATCGTCTGCCTGGCCGACGTCACCGCCTTCGGCATCTACATGGGCTTCTGGTTTCCTGAGGTCGCCCGTTGGGTCTGGGTGCTGGGCATCGTGTTTTTGATCGGCGGCCTGAACCTGTGCAACGTCAAGGTTTTTGGCGAGATGGAGTTCTGGCTGTCACTGCTCAAGGTCGGCGCTATCGTGGCGATGATCCTCGGCGGGTTCGGCATCATGCTGTTCGGCATTCACTCGGCGGGTGAAACCCAGGCCAGTGGCTTGAGCAACCTGTGGGCCCACGGCGGCTTCATGCCCAACGGTATCGGCGGGCTGATTGCCTCGTTTGCGGTAGTGATGTTTGCCTTTGGCGGGATCGAAATCATCGGCATCACAGCCGGCGAAGCCAAGGACCCGCAGCGGGTTATCCCCAAGGCGATCAACGCGGTGCCGCTGCGCATCCTGTTGTTCTACGTGCTGACCCTGTTCGTGCTTATGGCGATCTACCCATGGCCGCAGATCGGCAGCCAGGGCAGCCCGTTCGTGCAGATCTTCAGCAACCTGGGAATCGGCTCGGCGGCGACCATCCTCAACATCGTGGTGATCTCGGCGGCCGTGTCGGCGATCAACAGCGACATCTTCGGCGCTGGCCGCATGATGTACGGCCTGGCCCAGCAAGGGCAGGCGCCCAAGGGTTTTGCGCAGTTGTCCAGGCAGGGCGTGCCGTGGATGACTGTAGTGGTGATGGGCGCCGCGTTGCTCGGCGGTGTGGTGCTCAACTACCTGATCCCGGAAAACGTGTTCCTGCTGATCGCGTCGATTGCCACCTTCGCCACCGTGTGGGTGTGGCTGATGATTTTGTTCACCCAGGTCGCCATGCGTCGCTCCATGACCAAGGAACAGGTCGCCGAGCTGAAATTCCCGGTACCGTTCTGGCCCTATGCGCCGGCAGCGGCCATTGTGTTCATGCTGTTTGTGTTTGGCGTGCTCGGTTACTTCCCGGACACCCAGGCGGCCTTGATGGTCGGCGCCGTGTGGATCGTGCTGCTGATACTCGCTTACTTGCTGTGGGTCAAGCCCGCCGCCGGGCAAACGGCCAGGGTCCACTACGACCCGGCCTTGTCTCATCGATAA
- the hutI gene encoding imidazolonepropionase produces MKTLWHHCHVATMAQGKYSIIEDAAMVTVGSLIEWVGPRSQAPTVDYAQVHDLQGAWVTPGLIDCHTHTVFGGNRSGEFEQRLEGVSYADIAAKGGGIASTVRATRAATEDDLFASAEKRLRSLLRDGVTTVEIKSGYGLDLANERKMLRVARRLGDALPVSVRATCLAAHALPPEYKDRADAYIEHICTEMLPALAAEGLVDAVDAFCEYLAFSPEQVERVFKVAQQLGLPVKLHAEQLSSLHGSSLAARYHALSADHLEFMTEDDAIAMAAAGTVAVLLPGAFYFLRETQLPPMEALRKHGVKIAIASDLNPGTSPALSVRLMLNMACTLFRMTPEEALAGATQHAATALGMGDTHGSLEVGKVADFVAWQIDRPADLAYWLGGELDKRVVRHGADVTV; encoded by the coding sequence ATGAAAACCCTTTGGCACCACTGCCACGTCGCAACCATGGCCCAGGGCAAATACTCGATCATCGAGGACGCCGCCATGGTGACTGTCGGCTCGCTCATCGAGTGGGTCGGCCCCCGCAGCCAGGCACCCACGGTGGATTACGCCCAGGTGCATGACCTGCAAGGCGCGTGGGTCACCCCCGGGCTGATCGACTGCCACACCCACACGGTGTTCGGCGGCAATCGCAGCGGCGAATTCGAGCAGCGCCTTGAGGGCGTCAGCTACGCCGACATCGCGGCCAAGGGCGGCGGTATCGCCAGCACCGTGCGTGCCACTCGCGCTGCCACGGAAGATGATCTGTTTGCCAGCGCTGAAAAGCGCCTGCGCAGTTTGCTGCGTGATGGCGTGACCACGGTGGAGATCAAATCCGGCTACGGCCTGGACCTGGCCAACGAACGCAAGATGCTGCGCGTGGCCCGGCGTCTGGGTGACGCGCTGCCAGTCAGTGTGCGCGCCACGTGCCTGGCCGCCCACGCGTTGCCGCCGGAGTACAAGGATCGCGCCGACGCCTACATCGAGCACATCTGCACCGAGATGCTGCCGGCCCTGGCTGCAGAAGGGTTGGTGGATGCGGTGGACGCCTTCTGCGAATACCTGGCGTTTTCCCCGGAGCAGGTTGAGCGTGTATTTAAAGTCGCCCAGCAGCTCGGCCTGCCGGTGAAGCTGCACGCCGAGCAACTTTCGTCCCTGCACGGTTCAAGCCTGGCGGCGCGTTACCACGCGCTGTCGGCGGATCACCTGGAGTTCATGACCGAAGACGACGCCATCGCCATGGCTGCTGCCGGCACCGTCGCCGTCTTGCTACCGGGGGCTTTCTACTTCCTGCGTGAAACCCAGTTGCCGCCGATGGAGGCCCTGCGCAAGCACGGGGTGAAGATCGCCATTGCCAGCGACCTCAACCCTGGCACCTCGCCGGCGTTGTCGGTGCGCCTGATGCTGAACATGGCCTGCACCCTGTTCCGCATGACCCCGGAAGAAGCCCTGGCCGGCGCCACGCAACATGCGGCTACCGCGTTGGGCATGGGCGACACCCATGGTTCCCTGGAAGTGGGCAAAGTTGCAGATTTTGTCGCCTGGCAGATCGATCGTCCCGCCGACCTGGCCTACTGGCTGGGCGGCGAGCTGGATAAACGCGTCGTGCGCCATGGCGCCGATGTCACAGTTTAA
- the hutG gene encoding N-formylglutamate deformylase: MDKVLTFKQGRVPLLISMPHAGLRLTPAVEAGLIPEAQSLPDTDWHIPLLYDFAEELGASTLAAEYSRFVIDLNRPSDNKPLYAGATTGLYPQTLFDGVPLFREGQTPSEEERATYLQKIWGPYHRQLQEELARLKAEFGYALLFDAHSIRSVIAHLFDGKLPDFNLGTFNGAACDPELASQLEAICAAHPQYTHVLNGRFKGGHITRHYGDPAQDVHAVQLELCQSAYMEEFEPFRYRPDLAEPTQVVLKQLLQGFLSWGQSRYR, encoded by the coding sequence GTGGATAAGGTCCTGACATTCAAACAAGGCCGCGTACCGCTGCTGATCAGCATGCCCCACGCCGGCCTGCGCCTGACGCCTGCGGTCGAGGCCGGGTTGATCCCCGAGGCGCAAAGCCTGCCGGACACCGACTGGCATATCCCCTTACTGTACGACTTTGCCGAAGAACTAGGCGCCAGCACCCTGGCCGCGGAGTACTCGCGGTTTGTCATCGACTTGAACCGGCCCTCGGATAACAAGCCGCTTTATGCAGGCGCCACCACCGGCCTGTACCCGCAGACGCTGTTCGATGGCGTGCCGCTGTTTCGTGAAGGGCAGACGCCCTCCGAGGAAGAGCGTGCGACCTACCTGCAGAAGATCTGGGGCCCTTATCACCGCCAGCTGCAAGAAGAACTGGCGCGCCTGAAGGCCGAGTTTGGCTACGCGCTGCTGTTCGATGCGCACTCGATCCGCTCGGTAATCGCGCACCTGTTCGACGGCAAGTTGCCGGACTTCAACCTCGGTACCTTCAACGGCGCCGCATGCGATCCGGAACTGGCCAGCCAGCTCGAAGCCATCTGCGCCGCGCATCCCCAGTACACCCATGTGCTGAACGGGCGTTTCAAGGGCGGCCACATCACCCGGCACTACGGCGACCCGGCGCAGGATGTCCATGCCGTGCAACTGGAGTTGTGCCAGAGCGCGTATATGGAGGAGTTTGAGCCGTTTCGCTATCGTCCCGACCTGGCTGAACCGACCCAGGTGGTGTTGAAGCAACTGCTGCAAGGGTTTTTGTCTTGGGGGCAAAGCCGGTACCGATGA